The following coding sequences are from one Hymenobacter sp. DG25A window:
- a CDS encoding HipA family kinase codes for MPVPDLSLRTVDVTRYVTPLREGGSLPGLVEADDGFLYVVKFRGAGQGLKALIAELIVGELARALGLRMPELVFMRLDEAFGRTEPDEEIQDLLRFSTGLNLALHYLSGAITYDPLVNTIEPGLASQIVWLDCLTLNVDRTARNTNMLMWHRELWLIDHGAALYVHHTGPDWAQNTRRAFPQVKDHVLLPQASELEAVDAASRALLTPDVLQSILALVPDEWLTSDQSTTLTAEEQRQNYVRFLEARLSASETFVQEAQHARQALI; via the coding sequence ATGCCCGTACCTGACCTTTCCCTTAGAACCGTTGACGTGACGCGCTACGTTACGCCGCTGCGCGAAGGCGGCTCCCTGCCGGGCCTTGTGGAGGCCGATGACGGTTTTCTCTACGTCGTTAAGTTTCGGGGGGCGGGCCAGGGCCTGAAGGCGCTAATTGCCGAGCTGATTGTGGGCGAGCTGGCCCGGGCCCTGGGCCTGCGCATGCCGGAGCTGGTGTTCATGCGGCTGGATGAAGCCTTTGGCCGCACCGAGCCCGACGAGGAAATTCAGGACCTGCTGCGCTTCAGCACCGGCCTCAATCTGGCCCTGCACTACCTTTCCGGCGCCATCACCTACGACCCTTTGGTGAATACTATTGAGCCCGGGCTGGCTTCTCAAATTGTGTGGCTGGACTGCCTCACGCTGAACGTAGACCGCACTGCCCGCAACACCAATATGCTGATGTGGCACCGTGAACTGTGGCTCATTGACCACGGCGCCGCCCTCTACGTGCACCACACCGGCCCCGACTGGGCCCAGAACACGCGCCGCGCCTTTCCGCAGGTGAAAGACCACGTGCTCCTGCCCCAGGCCAGCGAGCTGGAAGCCGTGGACGCCGCCAGCCGCGCCCTGCTCACCCCCGACGTGCTCCAGTCCATTCTGGCCCTGGTGCCCGACGAGTGGCTGACCTCAGATCAGTCCACCACGCTCACGGCGGAGGAGCAGCGCCAGAATTACGTGCGCTTCCTGGAAGCCCGCCTGTCCGCATCAGAAACCTTTGTTCAGGAAGCGCAGCATGCCCGCCAAGCACTTATTTGA
- a CDS encoding FKBP-type peptidyl-prolyl cis-trans isomerase, with protein sequence MNLNSLKDQISYIIGRDLARNFAQQGLDLDIDVLAASMKEGMAGEPSRLTQDQMKEAMGQLQQQMEALEADEDGASTAGAASGSDNQAEGLAFLAANKDKAGVHTLPSGLQYEVLKEGSGKKPSLSSSVTTHYHGTLINGNVFDSSYQRGQPATFPVNGVIAGWTEALQLMPEGSKWRLYIPSELAYGKRGAGRDIGPDSTLIFDVELLKVNN encoded by the coding sequence ATGAACCTCAACAGCTTAAAAGACCAAATCAGCTACATCATTGGCCGCGACCTGGCCCGCAACTTCGCCCAGCAGGGCCTGGATCTGGATATTGATGTGCTGGCCGCCAGCATGAAGGAAGGCATGGCCGGTGAGCCCAGCCGCCTCACCCAGGACCAGATGAAAGAAGCCATGGGCCAGCTGCAGCAGCAGATGGAAGCCCTGGAAGCCGACGAGGACGGCGCCAGCACTGCCGGCGCTGCCAGTGGCAGCGACAACCAGGCCGAAGGGCTGGCTTTCCTGGCCGCCAACAAAGACAAAGCCGGAGTGCACACGCTGCCCAGCGGCCTGCAGTACGAGGTGCTGAAGGAGGGCTCGGGCAAGAAGCCTTCGCTCAGCTCGTCGGTTACTACGCACTACCACGGTACGCTCATTAATGGTAATGTGTTTGACAGCAGCTACCAGCGCGGCCAGCCCGCTACCTTCCCCGTAAACGGCGTAATTGCCGGCTGGACAGAAGCGCTGCAGCTGATGCCCGAAGGCTCTAAATGGCGCCTGTACATTCCCTCGGAGCTGGCCTATGGCAAGCGCGGCGCCGGCCGCGACATCGGCCCCGACTCCACGCTCATCTTCGACGTGGAGCTGCTGAAAGTAAATAACTAA
- a CDS encoding DUF3037 domain-containing protein → MPAKHLFEYAVLRVVPRVEREEFLNVGVIVYCASEGFLQVRCAVPEARLRAFGCAELDLQDLAQRLRAFERICQGRREGGPIGQLPIASRFRWLTAQRSTIVQTSPVHPGLCENAADTLNRLYAQLVE, encoded by the coding sequence ATGCCCGCCAAGCACTTATTTGAGTACGCCGTTCTGCGCGTGGTGCCCCGCGTAGAGCGTGAGGAGTTCCTCAACGTGGGCGTTATCGTGTACTGTGCCTCCGAAGGTTTTCTGCAGGTGCGGTGCGCAGTACCGGAAGCCCGCCTGCGCGCCTTTGGCTGCGCCGAGCTGGACCTGCAGGACCTGGCCCAACGCTTGCGGGCGTTTGAGCGAATCTGCCAGGGCCGCCGGGAAGGCGGCCCTATTGGTCAGTTGCCCATTGCCTCCCGTTTCCGTTGGCTCACGGCCCAGCGCAGCACGATTGTGCAAACGTCGCCGGTGCACCCCGGCCTGTGCGAGAATGCCGCCGATACTTTGAACCGCCTGTATGCGCAGCTGGTGGAGTAG